The Anabas testudineus chromosome 1, fAnaTes1.2, whole genome shotgun sequence genomic sequence TCTTACCATACTGTGTCTGTTCACAGCCAGGTTTGTTGAGTGGTTACAATATGTGAGATATGTTATAGTCTTGATTTTGGGGTGGAGtcttaattatgttttttaagcaACCATCTGCATTTAACAGATTTTGGTTTCTTAGCCCTGCAATATAAATGTGTGATATTTGTACTTCCTTCACACCCTGTTTAAATGTGAGATATGATGAAACTTAAATGGTCACTTTTGCAAACTGGAGGTTTGTGGTAATATCTTAACATGAAACTTCTCGGACTGTGTGTTCCATGTATCACCAGAACATGGAACATGGGCCCACAAATTCTGAACTGTGAAAAAACTGTGTTGATTGTAATGAGATGACTAGCACAAAATTGGAAATGCTTGGGACAGGCTTGGGCTTCTTCTGATTTCCCAAAATTGTGCCATTGtgaatgtatttatatattttttctgatCTAAGTGATccagaaatgtgtgaaatcaaAACTTTACAACTAATGCAAAATCTTAACTTAGGTGTTATGACCCCGGCTCAAGGTAGGCAACAGAGATAACTTAAATAAACCTTAGCTTACACGACTGAATTTGGTACagtaacaagaaaacaaataaaacaaggtaGCTGGTAAcgtggctgctgtgtgtgtgtgtgttttttttttttttttgttcttttcctaAAGCATGTCTTTCACAATTCCCATGTGTGAGAAAAGCAATCTGTTCTCAAATTCATATTGCTTTGTTTGACTCACAAAACCTCATGAGTTCAGATGTTTATTTGTGCAAATGTCAGTGTTATCTTGCAGATTTGACCACTCTTTCAcaaactgatgttttttcttttttttctcgtGGCCAGGAAATAAACAATCCACAAAtgtacagttgcaagaaaaattatgtaaaccttttgggattatgtggagttttgcatgaattggccATAAAATGTACTCTGAGCTTCATccaagtcacaacaatagaaaaacacagtctgcttaaaataatagtccacaaacatttatatgttttcatgttttattgaacataacatgtaaacattcacagggCAGGGTGGCAATTAGCTcaaagagctaattggagccaggagtgagccaaccttgagtccaattagtgtgatgatattggatgtgttgctgaaagctgtcctgccctttaaaaacacacaccagttttgggtttactgttgcagcactgttgctactctccctaggccTGGTCgtactgtaaagatgactgcaagagcacagtgcagaatgctgaatgaggtaaagaagcatcctagagtgtcagctaaagacttacagaaatatctggcacatgctaacatttttgttgacacatctacaataaggaaacattaaacaagaatggagtacatgggaggacaccacggaggaagccattgctgtccaaaaaaaaaaatattgcagcacgtttgaagtttgcaaaagtgcacctggatgttccacagcactactggcaaaatattctgtggacagatgaaaccaaaatggAGTTGTTTggataacacacacaacattatgtgtggagaagaaaaggcacagcacaccaactttaaaacctcatccccactgtaaaacatggcagagggagcatcatggtcCTGGACGGATTGGATTGTTGTCAtagatggaaaaatgaattccagagtttgtcaagacattttgcaggaaaatgtaagaTCACCtgtcaccaactgaagctccgcagaggatgggtgatgcaacaggacaatgatccaaagcacacaagtaattcaacaaaagaatacagtagcttcaacagaacaaaatacaccttctggagtggcccagtcagagtcctgacctcaaccctaAATGCTTTGGCACGACCTTAAGAGAgtcattcacaccagacatcccaagaatattgctacactgaaacagttttgtgaagaggagtggtccaaaattactccagatcgttgtgcaggtctgatctgcaactacaggaaacgtttagttgaggttattgctgccaaagaagggtcaaccagttattaagtccaaaggttcacataatttttccaccctgcactgtgaatgtttacatgtcatgttcaataaaaaaactttaaaacatataatgtttgtgtactattatttttagcagactgtgtttttctattgttgtgacttagatgaagatcagagcacattttatgaccaattcatgcaaaaccccacgtaatcccaaagggttcacatacttattcgTGCAACTGCCATTTACACTTTTGTTTCACATAACAATTCATGTGAGTGAATAACCAGTCAGCAACCAGTATTGTTAACCTTCTGCTTGTCTTCCCAACGGTATATCTAGACTTCTGCTGTCAAGAGAATTGAATCATAAAATGTCTCctacaaattcaaaatgcacggaaaatgcaaataatgtgtttgtatgtatgtacacTGATCAGGCATAACATTATGACCCCCTGTCTAATATTATCTTAGTCTCCCTTTGCTGCCCCTGCCACATTTCTGCCACAACACATCTTTGGCTCCGGgctgcatgtagacacacaccaagtatgttaGTGTAAGtgcactcctttttttttacatcttccTGTTTTGTAGAATCCTCTTCTTGAGTGGACCATTCAGAACTCTTCACCTTGTATCTGTATACTATGGGTTTTCCAGGACAAAACCTTCATCCGACTGCTTAAGAGCTTAAGAACTGCTGCTCCTCCTATGGTAGGCGTATCgtatcacttcctgttgttgacGCTGACTCGctattcagttgctctgtttgttttgctaacTATTAAACTCCTGTCTAAGGGtaaacgtaaatatagtaaaattataattcacacaggagttaatgatgCCCGATTACGCCAAAGTCACCAAAGAAGTCACCAAAATTATTGTggaatcggtgtgtaactttgctaaaacgatgtcggactccgtagttttctctgggccccttcccaatctgaccagtgatgACATGTTTTGCCACATGTCGTCATTaaaccgctggctgtctaagtggtgtcccgctaacaatgtgggctacatagacaatttGTCATGCGCCTAGGATCCGACTCCATAGCCAGAGATCACACAGGACCAGAGATCTGagataagaaatgttttattgacaataataatgcAGTGGATGAAAGTCGGAAACTTGCGGCCAAACAGAGCTGtcgtcaggtgagtatggtggtctaagagaggaaacagagttAAATTGAGTCTGGCTGGATCCTGGGTAATGTGAATCTTTGAGTACTCACTGAAGTCCTGATGAGCTGTGGCTGAGAAGCAGGGGGGAGTgaaccagagagaagactgaagaGTTGTAGATTCCAAAATGGCCGACAGTAGAGTGAAGCATATGTTGACTGGGAgcaatcaaatgtggacttttaaatatcagatctctctcgtctaaatccctgttagtaaatgatttgataattgaccatcaaatagacttattctgtcttactgaaacctggctgcagcaggatgaatgtgtctctctgaatgagtcgaccccctgaagtcatgttaattatcatgttcctagaaacacaggtcggggtggaggagtagcagcaatcttccactcaagtttgttaatcaaccccagacctaaacatagttttaattcatttgagagcctcactcttagcctctctgatcctaactggaaaaatcaaaaaccagtcctgtttgttattgtgtaccgtcctcctgtcccttactctgagtttttaactgaattagttcttagtgcagataaagtcattatagtgggtgactttaatatccatgtagatgttgatgataactgcctcaacactgcatttaattcactattagactccattggttttacccaaaatgtaaataaacccactcactgttttaatcacacccttgatcttattctgacatacatCCCATACAtcagttgatcagttaatagtttttctccaaaaccctcttttatctgactatttcttaattacatttgaatttacagtaccagactttaaTACACCTACTGATAAGATTCACTAGAgaagatgtttatgtgaaaatgctgttgacaaatttaaggaactgattccatcttttatttcagagccatgtaccaacacagaggaaggcagttatttcaacgttactccagcacaagtggactatcttgttaatagtactggtgcttcaaTCAGGACAATAcctgatactgttgctcctctgaaaaagaaactagtgagtcagaggaagttagctccatggtacaattcacaaatccgtagcttaaagcagaaatcacgcaagctggaaaggaggtggtgttccaccaatttagatgaatattgcctagtctggaaagatagtttaataatatataaaaaagctctCCGTAAAGTTAGAACTTTATATTACTCCTTATTATaggcggcctggtggctcaatgagtagatcattggcctgagATACAGAAGGTTCAGGGTTGAAAGcccgtcacagacaccaggtgtgtccttgagcaagacactccactccacgctagctcctcgggtagctgcccactgcttaaatgttaaaagaagaggacaaatttcatctgtaacatgtaaatgtgacaaatgacaaataaaggtgtttaatagaggcaaataagaacaaccctaggtttcttttcagcactgtagccaggttgacaaagagtcatagctctgttgagcctagtattccctcaactctcagcagcaatgatttcatgaatttctttacaaataaaatcataactattagagaaaaaatgtatcagatcctccctgcatgcagcatggactgtacaacaactctagattcatctgcaagatctcgctcgtacttagactgcttcctccccgtagatcattctgaattaattttagtaattaattcctctgaaccatcaacatgtctcttacatcccatcccgactagactccaAGGAGAATTCTGAAGTGtccttctatgagtcctgatataaatcatattgaacatctgtggataGAGCTTGACAAATAGCTTGAATGCAGTGAAAAGCCgttcaacaaaatattaagttaacTGTGCCATCATTTTAGTCCAGGCCAGCTtcattcatcacacacacaaatttgtatataaaataattcCCCACTCGCcccttccttggagcggtcttattccttcaagctcgggtcctctaccagGGGCCTGGGAGCTTAAGGATCCTGCACGGTAACTGTTCataggactgcactcttctggacagagatctcgGATGTTGTTCCTGagatctgctggagccactctcccgGTTTgggagcttgtgtgtgtgtgtatatgtgtgtatatatatatatatatatatatatattcatatatatatatatattcatatatatatatatatatatatattcaagcTCTATACCAAAAATGAATTCCATGCCATATGAACAATTGTacaacatggaaaaaaacatggTAACTCGTGTTAATATATGGACAAACATCAGCTAATGTTTAAAGGTAAACTGTTAGCAAGGCTTCTGAGCAGTCTGCCTCTGTCTCAGCCCAGGTGCGCTTTTTAAGATACTGCACTTCACCttttaataattagaaataataagtaaaaagtAATTAGGAATAGCGATTTCAATGAAACACATTAACCACAAAATTGCAAAGTATTTATTAAGATGTATCAGGCAGACATGTTTATTCTTAAGTGATGCTTTATTGGCAGATTTTGTAACAAGAAAAAAGCATAAAGACGGAGAATATATGTAATAGTTCAGCActaaagaaaagcaacaaatgtaACAGTATTATTAACTACTCGCAAGACACTGGTTATAAACCAAATGCTTATTCTCTCATCAACATCTTCTCAGCAGCTGACCTCAGTCTGACTGTATGACTGATTTAGCAACCTGCTCCTCTGACTCTCCAAGCAGGACCCCATTTCTGGTGTAGAACACCTTGGCCAGAGAGGGACTCATGGGGGAGGGTGTGTACTCTTGACACTGGTCCCCACTAAGACTTGGTGCACACTCTACTATGTAGGAGAAGAACAAGGTGCCATGATTTAACATGCAGCTGTCTGACACTTCTCCCTGATGCAGTTCAATTGAACATTCACCAAGCAGATCACTGTTCCAGTAAGTATCCTCATCATAAACTCTAAATTTAAGTCTGTCTTTCATGTTGATGCTGATTGGTCCAAATTCAAAGGTCTCTGGCCATTTAGGATTATCATTGTTACTTATAATGATAGTACGCTTATTCTGCTCACCATAACTAACCTCCACTGAACCATCTGTATCTGACCCCACATCACCATACAGACCTTGAGCATAAAGGTTGAATACCTTTAATGTTGCAAGACCTTTCCCAGCAGGACAGCAGTTTGACTTGATGTTCTGATTACTGTTGCAAACACAATCACAAGGATCCCTTTTGCTGGATCTGTGCCCAATTTGACAAGATTCAGAACATTTCTTCAACACTGCATTTTTCTTGATGTACTTTTCCACCTCTTGCTTCAGTCCAGCACTGGCAGGATGACCTCTTGGCAGTATGGTGTGCAGGGGCTTTATGCTGTATTGCACCACAtcaggtgtgtgtttcagtgagcTGAGCCAGCTGCCATACACAGACGGGTCTGATTGGCCTTGAAACAAGATATCAGCACCGTTTATGTGTCCACCAATGACCTCTGTGTTACGCTCATTATATGTGCTGCTAAAACTTTGGTGAGAGCccaacttcttcttctctgcttgACAGTGTTTGTACATGGCGTTAATACTGGCAGAATTAGCAAAACTAGCTGAGGCTTCCACTGACAAACAGTCACTGATCGCTGTTGCTGACAGTCCGTTCATTGTAGCCTGACAGGTCCTGACAGAAGTGATGGCTTTTATTTCCCCTCCAAGAGACACTTGTATGATGTAATGTGTACCATATGTGTCGATCAGATTACGATAGAATTCTTCAGTTTTACTTGAATAAGTAGGAAGAGAGTTGATGGCTGATTTAAATTCATGACTCAGTGGAGGATTTGTTGCCAGTCTATAGCTGTGAAGCACAGAGAGTAATGGTTAATAACTTTGTAGAGATCCATTCACTTTGACATGAAGGAgtatttttctgttgatcaCTGCCAAAAACTCAAAATAATTTAAGAGTTTTTGAGAGAATTTAGAGTACTTCTAAaagaattaaaacatattacagtttaaatattgtattacaAATAGTGGAAGTTCATAGTTAATGATCAGAAGACTAGTATCTTTCCTCATACTCACCTGTagaagctgcagaaaacagCGTGACGAAAGAAGTTGTAGCGGTCTTGTTTTGACTTTTGCATGCCAAAGGTAGCATCTCTGGAGTGGGACCCTCCAAAACCAACCCCAACAGTGACACTGGGATCTACAGGAATTTCAAGGCCGACTTTCCAATCATTTGACACAGATGATGTGGAGTCATTGACAAGAGATTCAACAGAATCATAGACTGTACTGGAGACCTTTAAGCTGCACTTGGGGAGGGTTCTCCAGTCTACCACACCAACGGGGACTTTCTGGTTTTCCCTGTTCATGTAActgtttctgtacattttgCAAGTGCCGTTGCCAAGATTCCATGTTTCAGTGTCGATGACATAGGCGCCTTTCCGCTCCATTGTGACGATGTCGAAACCTTCTCCACCCAGATTGTAACCAGGGACAAAGTGAGCATTTTCACACTCCTGTGGTGTACCAGTTAAGCTTACATTGGAGGACAGGCACAGAGGACTCCATGCCCACCACAGGAGCATCAGTTGCCACAGCTTAATCATCTGTATGAgaaacagtgagaaaacaaagcaaatattgaatgtttaatttcaatatCAAATGGatgaaattaagaaaattagAAAGGATTAGAAAGAACTAGATTATTAAGATCAGACTTAGGGTCTTACCACACTGTGACTGTCAACAGCCAGGTCTGATCAGCTGCTTACAACATGTGAGCAGTGTTCACTTATGGTAGGAGCTGGGGTCTTATTAGCaaattttcacacattttataatCAACCGTGTGCATTAAATCAGTATTTTAGACATGCATTAGAAATGTGTGACATTTGTACTTCCTTCAAACCCAGTTGAGATAAGATTTAACCTAAATAGGTTAAGTGCGCAGCTGCGAACTGTGCAGCAGCTGGTTGTAGTTGTTCTCTTCCTTGTGATgtcttccttttattttatttagtattgGATAAGTAACTAGTTTTGAAAATTAAGTTataccctctcagatcatgtCGTTTGAAAGAGTTTTTGTCTTTGGATTGATACTTTCACTCATTCGAAAGGAGCGCAGCAGCTGGTCCATCACTGTGGCACCATTTGTTTACACTCAGTATCAGCTGATATAACTGACGACGGCCTGAGATCAGAAGGAGGACAGTTGCTATGCTGATGACTCTCAGACTGCTCAACTGTCCCTTCCTGATTTCTaaatgagtttaaaaaaaattggtTGGCTCAAAatttcttgcagctgaattctaacaaaacagaaattgttgttatcagtccacaacaCAAAATGCGTTCAATTCTATCatttcaggagacagggaggcagcgaggaTGGTCCAGAGACTGctcagggaggggaaggaggcttacaggaggaaactggaacaaagccttcacATAACACAAGGGAGGTGTAGAGGGGCATGATGgccatcactggctacaagtccagcagccaggcgACTGAGGGAACTATGGCCCAGACCAAcgaatttaatatttttttctatatattcCAGGCGGATCCTCTGAGCCCCCTGCAGTTCACTACAGGCTTCTCAATCCCTCCCTCACACGACTCAGCCACTAACCACATAATGTCCATCTCAGCAGATCAGTCGAGTAGATAGCTGAACAGGCTTtaccccacaaaggctgcagggccagatgGAATGATCCcccagtttgcttatcaaccccattTTCcagtggatgacgccatcatacatctaCTCCATTGCACCTACACCTAACCCAATCAAAGTGTGGGGGCatagtgaggatcatgtttttggatttttttcagtgcattcaacaccatccggcctgcgCTACGGAgagagaaatttaaaaacatgacagttgacactcccctgatttcctggatcatggactacctcactaacgGCCCAaagtctgacactgtggtctgtagcacaggtgctccacagggggcAGTACTGTAGccagagaggaggatgctgtccaaacacCTCTCAATCCTGTACAATCCttcccacccactacacagtgtgcttgtggacagaggagcacgttcagccagagacggattaacataagataagataagataagataagatattctttattgatcccacattggggaaattcaattgctacagcaggtcagtgcaaaaagaacaacagaacaacagtaatgtgcaaaaagaatgaaagggtgtgcaaaaatacaaaagtaataaacatttaacgaAAATTAAGTGCTCTACAGAACgtcacaggagatcctttctacctgtggtcATCAATCTTtataattattgacctattttcatccatctttaaatattgtgtatatattctgagttttctgtattgatatttgtgttggtgtgcatCTTTTATTGGttgtggttcattttctttttgtctgagtTGAGAACAGctgtaacaagacaaaataatttctCCTTGGGATTAATAAATAACCTATGCAGAATGGAAAGAGACAAAGCTATATAGACGCTTGTAGTGTGACATGCACAGTCTTTGAGGCCTAAAATAAGCATGTTATAAGTCTTTCTTAGTATAGAAACTTCaagcagctgtgtttttcaGTCAGGCTTAATCATGTTTGTAATGCGTTTGGACTTTTCACTCTTACAAAATTgattgtaaatatgtaaattatttCCCTTAACTGATTTATAATGAAGTGTAATGAAAGCTCTATAACTGGCTCTATAAAACCAGTTAAAAGTTTGTAACGAAAGTCAGAGGTGAAAACAGTAATGTAAGTTTCAAGgttttaataacaataacatctCAGCATATAGACTGGCGGTAAggtgcaaaaacaacaaaaacaaaacaactgccCTAAAAAGTATACTTTACCTAAACCCGTGGCTGTTAAACATGAAACATAGGGCAGCAAGCAAATAAACTAATTGGCTGATGAGTAGGTCAtcataaaaaaatcttttctttaattGACATAATTGTGCAGACTATTGCTAATGTGAAGCAGTCCTAGTTAAACTGTAAAGATAGAATAGCATGAAGAATCTgttaaacaaagcaaatattCAATGTTTATTTCTGCCTGAATTGAATGATTAATAAGGATGAGTGAGAATTAGAATAAAGCTGAAACTGTTAAAAAGAGAAGAACTCAAGGGTCTTACCTTACTGTGCTTACTTACAGCATGCTTTGTTCAGTGGCTTCCAACAACTGAGCTAAATAATCTTTCTGATGTGAAGGTGGAGTCTTGTCTACCTATGTCATTCTCACACCACttataaataattcatgttGTTAACACCTTTTGGAGGGATTGTGGTTGGAAAGCATTTTAAGTTTACCTGCAATGATGTATGCtatctaaaataaatgtaactaaGTTAACACAATAGTTTCTGACATTAACACAAACTTCAAAATACTACAATCTCCTTCCATAAAATAATGACATCATCAGCGTGCCTCATACATTGTGTGAGATTTAAAAGACAACAACTTGGAATCCGGCGTTTTGATCAATCTGCCTTTTTTCCAGTGCTGACCggagtcacagcagcagcaggctaaTAGTCCAGATTTTGTTCTGCTCTGACTGCTGCAATGATCTCCCACTCTGCACAGGGGCTTTTAGGTGGGATCTGATGAGTTCTGTAATTACCCCAGCATGTTGTGAGCATGTCCAAAGGTCTTCTAGCAATCCATGTGTCATCGCCTTGAAACTGTACTTTGACGATTACTTGGGTTATTTAAGAACACATCTGTCCAGGAACTCCAAATGGAAAATCAGTTGGCAGCTAAATTGTGTGCTttacaatttttctttttgtatgtcattcatgtttttatacatAGTTTCcagtaattaaatgtaataaaataaaaatataactcaCATCTCATACTGTCATAACATGAGATCTGGTTTTTGTAATTATGAGATAAAAATATTAAGTTCTCCATGATCCAAGATCCATGATCCCTGGTATGCGATAAATAGACCCAACACCATAGTGTTGAAACATGGCCATATCATGATGCTtgcaccaccatgcttcactgtcttcactgtgGCTTGAATTCAGAGTTTGGGGGTCGTCTCACAAACTCTCTGTGGCTATTTgacacaaaaagaacaattttactctcatcagtccacaaaatgttcctccatttctctttagGCCAGTTGATGTGTTCTTTGGCAAATTGGAACCTCTTCTGCatatgccttttttttaacacagggACTTTATGGGGGTTCTTGAAAATAGATTAGCTTCACACAGACGTCTTCTAACTGTCACAGTACTTACAGGTAACTCCAGACTGTCTTTGATCATCCTGGATCTGATCTTTGGCTGAGCCTTTGCCATTCTGGTTATTCTTCAATCCATTTTGATTGTTGTCTTCCGTTTTCTTCCACGTCTTCCACGGTTTTGCGCTCCATTTTAAGGCATTGGAGATCATTTTAGCATAACATATGATTTTTTTGCACCTCTTTATAGGTTTTCCCCTCTACAATcaactttttaatcaaagtacACTGTTCTTCTGAACAGACCCACTTTCCAggcttttaaatgcatgttcaaCAAGTGCTGGCTTCATTGTTAAATAGGGACCACCTGATTCACCCTGATTTTCACAAAATTGATGACCTCACTGATTGAATGCCACACTGCTATTTTTTGAACAcctcccccaccctccctttCAACTAATTGCCCAATTTTACAGCCTTAAGAGTGTACATATCATGAATGctgggtcttgtttgttttctgagaatctactgcaccaactggtaacttgtttgccatgtagcaataaaaaatacactaaaaacctggattattctggttagtCACATTGTACTGCAATTATTTTGAACATAACTGTATATCATTAAAAGATTTAGAGAATCTGTGCTcataaaggaataaataaacTGCCACAAAAAGTGTATGGGCTCAGGGACACACAATTTTCAtttgtacatacatacatacatatacatacgAATAGCAACATGCTTCCTGGGTCACATAGTAAAATTGAGCACTTGGTTGGTGCTGCAATTATGTAGTTAAAAAATGACATGCACTCATATATATTTATCGTggaattatttaatttatggaTTATTTAATCTTAAACAGTTGTGTGTGGCAAAAGTCTGTAATCCTATATGTTCAGTAACTGCTCTAACTTCCTTTTACAGCAATAGCTTTAACTAAACGTCTCGAGTAAGCACTTctcatttcttctgcttttactATTCTTCTATAAAACAAGGTAATCAACTGTgatttttgtctcatttttttaatttgggtTTATCAAGAATTGATATAACCAGAACATATTTTTTATCTGTGCCCTTTGACAAAACAGCTGTGGTGTGTCAGCAGAATAAGAGGAAGGGAGTTCAGCTTTTCTGTTTCAATAGCATGTGATCATAGCAGACATGCTACACCACATGAGTCAGAGTAGTCACAAATTTGGCCTGTGTTCAGTTTTGTCCCTCTGACATAGTTCACACTTGTGTGTTGTGGTGAAACATGTTCAAAGAGCTTCATTCTGCAGAaggtttatttaattatgtttctcTCAACTGTATAAAAAGCATTATTATTACTTACTTACGATGTCTTCAGTGGATCATGTTAATAGGCAGCTTTACTATTCCAAACAGATTCctttaagacacacacatacagtacctcACACTCAAAAGCCATTCTGCACTTGAAAagttgtaaaatatatttattaggCTATTGTAGAACACACTAAGAGTGTATATACgctactaaaaaaaataaaaggaccACATCTCAATGAGGGAAAAAATCTTGCTGGATATctatactgatatggactgggtaatattttaaaaactaaatgatgcTACAtcgtttgatggaaattaaaataatcaacctacagagggctgaattcaaagacaccataatttaattgtaaaaaaaaacatgctgcagcaggttagtccaaAACTTTGAAAAAATTGTATTGtagcaactcaaaatggtagTAGTTTAAGTGGCTCCCACGTGTCTGAATGCATGCCTGAAAACATGAGGGCATGCTCCCAACAAGACCATGCATGGCATCTTAGGGTGTCTCCTCCCAGATATGGACCAAGGCATCACCTCATGCCTCCTGCCACCTCAGTAGTTACACTGACCCTGGACAAATGCTaaactagtaaaaaaaaaaaaaaaagggtcagaaaagatgtaaaagaca encodes the following:
- the LOC113161233 gene encoding perforin-1-like; protein product: MIKLWQLMLLWWAWSPLCLSSNVSLTGTPQECENAHFVPGYNLGGEGFDIVTMERKGAYVIDTETWNLGNGTCKMYRNSYMNRENQKVPVGVVDWRTLPKCSLKVSSTVYDSVESLVNDSTSSVSNDWKVGLEIPVDPSVTVGVGFGGSHSRDATFGMQKSKQDRYNFFRHAVFCSFYSYRLATNPPLSHEFKSAINSLPTYSSKTEEFYRNLIDTYGTHYIIQVSLGGEIKAITSVRTCQATMNGLSATAISDCLSVEASASFANSASINAMYKHCQAEKKKLGSHQSFSSTYNERNTEVIGGHINGADILFQGQSDPSVYGSWLSSLKHTPDVVQYSIKPLHTILPRGHPASAGLKQEVEKYIKKNAVLKKCSESCQIGHRSSKRDPCDCVCNSNQNIKSNCCPAGKGLATLKVFNLYAQGLYGDVGSDTDGSVEVSYGEQNKRTIIISNNDNPKWPETFEFGPISINMKDRLKFRVYDEDTYWNSDLLGECSIELHQGEVSDSCMLNHGTLFFSYIVECAPSLSGDQCQEYTPSPMSPSLAKVFYTRNGVLLGESEEQVAKSVIQSD